The Panicum virgatum strain AP13 chromosome 5K, P.virgatum_v5, whole genome shotgun sequence genome has a window encoding:
- the LOC120707529 gene encoding aspartic proteinase oryzasin-1-like, producing the protein MQACCYDALVLPSSAYKLFIQRRLQLLGFPSATSSTIHHPSPQTRQANRCMPCISACQEMGHRTWGPICILLSVLSASTVLASSSSDGLVRIPLKKRSIMESIYGELLPKTGPLANLAAAAREFIDDPVRAAIAQAREREHQMLAEAAAMERRRQYFWSYGGGTGNGSSLRGGVRSELVPLKNFLNAQYFGQIGVGCPPQNFTVVFDTGSANLWVPSAKCYFSLACLFHPKYESSLSSTYKPNGTPASIHYGTGAIAGFYSQDQVTVGNLVVQDQEFIEATHEPGFTFLLAKFDGILGLGFQEISVEGSVPVWYNMVNQRLVQEPVFSFWLNRNPIEGDGGEIVFGGADPQHYKGSHTYTRVTRKGYWQFEMGDFLIGGKSTGICVDGCAAIADSGTSLIAGPLVAIAQIHEQIGAAGVVNHECKQVVAGYGQQMLELLKAQTPPAQVCSKIGLCAFDGKHGVSAGIESEAGSVDGMSDAICNACEMIVFWMQSELNSNKTKEGTLEYVDRLCGNMPDPVGSHVDCRHVDSLQTVAFSIGGRAFELRPEQYILKVGEGFMAHCISGFTALDIPPPIGPLWILGDVFMGAYHTIFDYGKMKVGFADSA; encoded by the exons TGCATGCCTTGCATTTCTGCTTGTCAAGAGATGGGCCATCGAACATGGGGGCCGATCTGCATCCTTCTCTCCGTGCTCTCGGCGTCGACAGTGCTCGCATCGTCGAGCAGCGATGGCCTGGTCCGCATCCCGCTGAAGAAGAGGTCGATAATGGAGAGCATCTACGGCGAGCTTCTGCCCAAGACCGGCCCGCTGGCGAACCTGGCCGCAGCAGCGAGAGAGTTTATCGATGATCCCGTGCGTGCAGCCATCGCGCAAGCTCGCGAGCGGGAGCACCAGATGCTAGCTGAGGCTGCGGCcatggagcggcggcgccagtACTTCTGGAGCTACGGCGGTGGCACGGGGAACGGTAGCAGTTTGCGCGGCGGCGTTCGGTCCGAGCTCGTCCCGCTCAAGAACTTCCTGAACGCCCAGTACTTCGGGCAGATTGGGGTGGGCTGCCCGCCGCAGAACTTCACCGTCGTCTTCGACACCGGGAGCGCCAACCTTTGGGTCCCTTCCGCCAAGTGTTATTTCTCG CTTGCGTGTCTCTTCCATCCCAAGTATGAATCAAGTCTGTCCAGCACTTACAAACCGAATG GAACACCGGCTTCTATTCACTACGGAACAGGAGCAATCGCTGGTTTTTACAGCCAAGATCAGGTCACGGTTGGCAATCTAGTAGTTCAAGATCAG GAATTCATTGAAGCTACTCATGAGCCTGGTTTCACCTTTTTATTAGCAAAATTCGATGGCATCCTTGGTCTTGGATTTCAGGAAATTTCAGTTGAAGGTTCGGTCCCAGTATG GTACAACatggtgaaccaaagactggtGCAAGAACCTGTTTTCTCCTTCTGGTTAAACCGAAACCCAATCGAAGGGGACGGAGGCGAAATTGTGTTTGGAGGTGCTGATCCCCAACATTACAAAGGCAGTCATACATACACGAGAGTTACTCGCAAAGGTTATTGGCAG TTTGAAATGGGTGATTTCCTTATTGGTGGGAAGAGCACTG GAATTTGTGTGGATGGTTGTGCGGCCATTGCGGATTCAGGGACTTCGTTGATTGCTGGTCCTCTT GTTGCCATTGCCCAGATTCATGAACAAATTGGAGCTGCTGGAGTGGTGAACCATGAGTGCAAACAAGTTGTTGCTGGGTATGGGCAACAAATGCTAGAGCTGCTGAAAGCTCAG ACACCACCGGCACAAGTATGTTCCAAGATTGGGCTTTGCGCATTCGATGGAAAACATGGAGTTAG TGCTGGTATTGAGAGTGAAGCAGGATCTGTAGATGGCATGTCTGATGCTATATGCAATGCATGTGAGATGATAGTCTTCTGGATGCAAAGCGAGCTCAACTCGAACAAGACCAAGGAGGGCACGTTGGAGTATGTCGATAGG CTCTGCGGAAACATGCCTGATCCTGTGGGATCGCATGTGGATTGCAGACACGTCGACTCCCTACAAACTGTTGCGTTCAGCATCGGTGGAAGAGCTTTTGAGCTCCGGCCTGAGCAG TACATTCTCAAGGTTGGAGAAGGATTCATGGCACACTGCATAAGTGGGTTCACGGCTCTGGACATTCCCCCTCCAATAGGCCCTCTCTG GATACTGGGTGACGTCTTTATGGGAGCCTACCACACCATCTTTGACTACGGCAAAATGAAGGTTGGCTTCGCGGATTCCGCATGA